Proteins from one Trichocoleus desertorum ATA4-8-CV12 genomic window:
- a CDS encoding 4-vinyl reductase, with amino-acid sequence MVIAANSSQALKSKIAKKHNHYGFKDFFQFDPDRGTIVDWNGSQNLLTSEDFIIGLVEGLEEEVGDASAAIMYTIGCEWGQKDSFFFEKWFEKEFERNMRQTNLLFLLETWWWPFTSQGWGRWEVDLGDRKQGFMFINLFDSAVARSLGDVGKPVCYLYAGLFAGFFTEMVKKQLSCIEIQCYSMGETYCKFLLGGQDRIDAAAFWLNEGATARDIEKRLRLGDRLG; translated from the coding sequence ATGGTGATCGCAGCTAACAGCTCCCAAGCCCTTAAAAGCAAAATTGCTAAGAAGCATAACCACTACGGCTTCAAAGATTTCTTTCAGTTCGATCCCGATCGCGGCACGATTGTCGATTGGAACGGGAGCCAAAACCTCTTGACCAGTGAAGACTTTATCATTGGCCTGGTGGAAGGTCTTGAAGAAGAAGTCGGTGATGCTTCTGCCGCCATCATGTACACCATTGGTTGTGAGTGGGGCCAGAAAGATTCTTTCTTCTTTGAAAAATGGTTTGAGAAAGAGTTTGAACGCAATATGCGCCAGACTAACCTGCTGTTTCTTCTAGAAACTTGGTGGTGGCCGTTCACCTCTCAAGGCTGGGGTCGCTGGGAAGTAGACTTGGGCGATCGCAAACAGGGATTCATGTTCATCAACCTGTTTGACTCAGCCGTGGCTCGTTCCTTAGGAGACGTGGGTAAGCCAGTTTGCTACTTGTACGCAGGCTTATTTGCAGGCTTCTTTACAGAAATGGTGAAAAAGCAACTGAGCTGCATCGAAATTCAGTGTTACTCAATGGGCGAAACCTACTGCAAGTTCCTGTTGGGCGGGCAAGATCGAATTGATGCCGCTGCCTTCTGGCTCAATGAAGGCGCGACCGCACGAGATATTGAGAAGCGTCTACGTTTGGGAGATAGATTGGGATGA